One region of Arcobacter sp. CECT 8983 genomic DNA includes:
- a CDS encoding YkgJ family cysteine cluster protein, with translation MKSFIPISDNNFTFDSCSNCNANCCDGRKGTIYSQILKEEFERVYMNFPILFIFGELGYCKPVVLLTNGKEFCFYQKDHMCSIYENRPTVCRTYPLSPNLDNQIYIDITCPEVNKGKEFLIKNQNINIDSYKNSIFENYQDKYINTHFEFESLKIDDFEEAITLKNVDFYKYIGKEDSLYIKLHKKSLENLQKYL, from the coding sequence ATGAAAAGCTTTATTCCAATTTCAGACAATAATTTTACCTTTGATTCATGTTCTAATTGTAATGCTAACTGTTGTGATGGAAGAAAAGGAACTATCTATTCTCAAATTTTAAAAGAAGAGTTTGAAAGAGTTTATATGAACTTTCCAATTTTATTTATTTTTGGGGAGCTTGGTTATTGTAAACCAGTTGTACTTTTAACAAATGGAAAAGAGTTTTGTTTTTATCAAAAAGATCATATGTGCAGTATCTATGAAAATAGACCAACTGTATGTAGAACTTATCCTCTTAGTCCAAATTTAGATAATCAAATTTATATAGATATTACATGTCCTGAAGTAAATAAAGGAAAAGAGTTTTTAATAAAGAATCAAAACATCAATATAGATTCATATAAAAACTCTATCTTTGAAAATTATCAAGATAAATATATAAATACACATTTTGAATTTGAATCTCTTAAAATAGATGACTTTGAAGAAGCTATTACACTGAAAAATGTAGACTTTTACAAATATATAGGAAAAGAAGATTCTTTATATATAAAATTACATAAAAAATCTCTTGAAAATCTTCAAAAATATCTATAG
- a CDS encoding inositol monophosphatase family protein, giving the protein MKEKLIEIIKEAGTILKDGYFSNKEVNFKAKKDLVTKYDVAVENFLKDKFTNEFKDFNVIAEESDNSNIEFNDSIIVDPIDGTTNFVNQVPHTCISVGVYKGKKPYIGIVYNPILDELYEAQIGQGAFLNGKKLEVSKENNFEKSLVATGFPYSNSTNQDDLNDVIEKIRTILPQCQDIRRLGSAAIDLCFIARGTYEAYYEMNLKAWDVSAGIIILQEAGGKFTSLDGSNYKLFEDKYIVASNGLVHDELIKLLN; this is encoded by the coding sequence ATGAAAGAAAAACTAATAGAAATCATAAAAGAAGCAGGAACGATATTAAAAGATGGCTACTTTTCTAATAAAGAAGTTAATTTTAAAGCAAAAAAAGATTTAGTAACCAAATATGATGTGGCAGTTGAAAACTTTTTAAAAGATAAATTTACTAATGAGTTTAAAGATTTTAATGTTATTGCAGAAGAGTCTGATAATTCAAATATTGAATTTAATGATTCAATCATAGTTGATCCCATTGATGGAACTACTAATTTTGTAAATCAAGTTCCTCATACATGTATTTCTGTTGGTGTATATAAAGGTAAAAAACCATATATAGGAATAGTTTATAATCCAATATTAGATGAATTATATGAAGCTCAAATTGGACAAGGTGCTTTTTTGAATGGCAAAAAACTAGAAGTTTCAAAAGAAAATAATTTTGAAAAATCTTTAGTAGCTACAGGATTTCCATATAGTAATAGTACTAATCAAGATGATTTAAATGATGTAATTGAGAAAATAAGGACTATTCTTCCTCAATGTCAAGATATAAGAAGACTTGGAAGTGCTGCTATTGACTTGTGTTTTATTGCACGGGGAACTTATGAGGCTTATTATGAGATGAATTTGAAAGCTTGGGATGTAAGTGCAGGAATTATTATTTTACAAGAAGCTGGAGGAAAATTTACTAGTCTTGATGGAAGTAATTATAAACTTTTTGAAGATAAATATATTGTGGCATCTAATGGTTTAGTTCATGATGAGCTAATAAAATTATTAAATTAA
- the glmS gene encoding glutamine--fructose-6-phosphate transaminase (isomerizing), with translation MCGIVGYIGKQNTTEILLDGLKELEYRGYDSAGIALLNKEKIDVFKALGKLSNLQEKINKAKLDTYSIGIGHTRWATHGKPTELNAHPHLGEFSYVVHNGIIENYKEIKDELLEKGHKFVSQTDTEVIVHLFENYYNISNDEDKAFKQTIERLEGAFSILLITKANIEKIFFFKHGSPLIVARGNEEDEVLFASSDAPLIGLASDVVYLEDGVGGIATSKGIEFFSDDFSWSTLPTSKQFAQKDGFRFFMEKEIYEQSHVVSDCMLGRIQDEEILFDEIDSSILEEVEEINICACGTSYHAGLTASYLFERLSKIRCNVVIASEFRYKEPLLNKNGLFIVISQSGETADTLEALKMAKNAGLKTLVVCNVDNSSMTRLAEYTILTRAGIEKGVASTKAFSTQTVVLWMLSLYFAKQNGKISKETLQKEIHALREVPKSLIVSDKMHEKTRRLSKRYLHGHGFFFIGRDVFFPLALEGALKLKEISYLHAEGYPAGEMKHGPIALADPELFTIALMPENLLYDKIKSNVEELSARDSTICTISPLEFELSDDFIKTQMTDHYMLEFFEMLVVLQLLSMEISVRLGNDVDMPRNLAKSVTVE, from the coding sequence ATGTGTGGAATAGTTGGATATATAGGAAAGCAAAATACTACAGAAATTTTACTAGATGGTTTGAAAGAGCTTGAATATAGAGGATATGATTCTGCTGGAATAGCTCTTTTAAATAAAGAAAAAATAGATGTATTTAAAGCTTTAGGTAAATTATCAAACTTACAAGAAAAAATTAATAAAGCCAAACTTGATACTTACTCAATAGGAATAGGTCATACAAGATGGGCCACACATGGTAAGCCAACAGAACTTAATGCACACCCTCACTTGGGGGAGTTTTCATATGTAGTTCATAATGGAATTATAGAAAACTACAAAGAGATAAAAGATGAACTTCTTGAAAAAGGACACAAGTTTGTGTCTCAAACAGACACTGAGGTTATAGTTCATCTTTTTGAAAACTACTATAATATTTCTAATGATGAAGATAAAGCTTTTAAACAAACTATTGAAAGATTAGAGGGTGCTTTTTCTATTCTTTTAATAACAAAAGCAAATATAGAAAAAATATTCTTTTTTAAGCATGGAAGCCCATTAATTGTAGCACGTGGAAATGAAGAAGATGAAGTTTTATTTGCTTCTTCTGATGCTCCCTTAATTGGTTTAGCTAGTGATGTTGTTTATTTAGAAGATGGCGTTGGAGGAATTGCAACTTCAAAAGGAATTGAGTTCTTTTCTGATGATTTTTCATGGAGTACTCTTCCAACTTCTAAACAATTTGCTCAAAAAGATGGATTTAGATTCTTTATGGAAAAAGAAATTTATGAGCAAAGTCATGTTGTAAGTGATTGTATGCTTGGAAGAATCCAAGATGAAGAGATTTTATTTGATGAAATTGATTCTTCAATTTTAGAAGAAGTTGAAGAGATAAATATATGTGCATGTGGAACTTCATATCATGCAGGACTTACAGCTTCATATCTTTTTGAAAGATTATCAAAAATTAGATGTAATGTAGTAATTGCAAGTGAATTTAGATATAAAGAACCACTTTTAAATAAAAATGGTTTATTTATTGTTATTTCACAAAGTGGTGAAACAGCAGATACTTTAGAAGCTTTAAAAATGGCAAAAAATGCAGGACTTAAAACTTTAGTAGTATGTAATGTTGATAATTCATCTATGACTAGACTTGCTGAATATACAATTTTAACAAGAGCAGGTATTGAAAAAGGTGTTGCTTCAACAAAAGCATTCTCTACCCAAACAGTTGTTTTATGGATGCTTTCTTTGTATTTTGCTAAGCAAAATGGTAAAATCTCAAAAGAAACTTTACAAAAAGAGATTCATGCATTAAGGGAAGTTCCTAAGTCACTTATCGTAAGTGATAAAATGCATGAAAAAACAAGAAGATTATCAAAAAGATATCTTCATGGCCATGGTTTTTTCTTTATAGGACGAGATGTCTTTTTCCCATTAGCACTTGAAGGTGCTTTAAAATTAAAAGAAATTTCATATTTACATGCAGAAGGTTATCCAGCAGGTGAAATGAAACACGGTCCAATTGCATTAGCTGATCCTGAATTATTCACGATTGCACTAATGCCTGAAAATTTATTATATGACAAAATTAAATCTAATGTTGAAGAATTAAGTGCTAGAGACTCTACTATTTGTACAATCTCTCCACTTGAATTTGAACTTAGTGATGATTTTATAAAAACTCAAATGACTGATCATTATATGTTAGAGTTTTTTGAGATGTTAGTTGTATTGCAACTTCTATCTATGGAGATTTCAGTACGATTAGGAAATGATGTTGACATGCCAAGAAATTTGGCTAAGTCGGTAACTGTTGAATAA
- the metK gene encoding methionine adenosyltransferase, with product MENKTSYLFTSEVVSPGHPDKCADIIADTIVDKLIIEDSNSRVASEVFVAGKHVVIGGEVKSKCQLTQEEYETLVKDALAKIGYDGKSAFTKEQCLHPDDVKVQVLLNQQSPDISQGVDQETGDIGAGDQGIMFGFASDETADLMPAAITYARMLCDKVYNYALKHNQKLGVDIKTQVTVDYGTKENFENCKPQKIHTIVVSAPSVEGMPIEEVRELIQGLIDDTGLPTDMYDKENTIIHINPTGRYVSHSSLHDSGLTGRKLIVDSFGGYSPIGGGAQSSKDYTKVDRSGLYAARWIAKNIVAAGLAKKAIVQISYAIGVARPTSVAVDTMGTYTKHNDDKLSQIVMDSYSLTPRWITEKFGLDKPSEKTFLYADVASRGQVGQSDYPWEKLDEVEKLKNI from the coding sequence ATGGAAAACAAAACAAGCTACTTATTTACAAGTGAAGTTGTAAGTCCTGGACACCCAGACAAATGTGCAGATATAATTGCTGATACTATAGTTGATAAACTTATTATTGAAGACTCTAACTCAAGAGTTGCTTCAGAGGTTTTTGTAGCAGGAAAGCACGTTGTTATTGGTGGAGAGGTTAAATCAAAATGCCAACTTACACAAGAAGAATACGAAACACTAGTTAAAGATGCTTTAGCAAAAATTGGATATGACGGTAAATCTGCTTTTACAAAAGAGCAATGCCTTCATCCAGATGATGTAAAAGTACAAGTGCTTCTAAATCAACAATCTCCTGACATTTCTCAGGGTGTTGATCAAGAAACAGGTGATATTGGAGCAGGGGACCAAGGAATTATGTTTGGTTTCGCTTCAGATGAAACGGCAGATTTAATGCCTGCAGCAATTACTTATGCAAGAATGCTTTGTGATAAAGTATATAACTATGCATTAAAGCATAATCAAAAACTTGGAGTTGATATTAAAACTCAAGTTACAGTTGATTATGGTACAAAAGAGAATTTTGAGAATTGTAAACCTCAAAAGATTCATACAATTGTTGTAAGTGCTCCTTCTGTAGAAGGTATGCCAATTGAAGAGGTAAGAGAGTTAATTCAAGGTTTAATTGATGATACTGGATTACCAACTGATATGTATGACAAAGAGAATACGATTATTCATATTAACCCAACAGGAAGATATGTGTCTCACTCTTCATTACATGATTCAGGATTAACTGGAAGAAAACTTATTGTTGACTCTTTTGGTGGGTATTCACCAATTGGTGGTGGAGCACAATCATCAAAAGATTATACAAAAGTTGATAGATCTGGGTTATATGCTGCTAGATGGATTGCAAAAAATATCGTTGCAGCTGGACTTGCTAAAAAAGCAATTGTTCAAATTTCTTATGCAATTGGAGTTGCTAGACCAACATCTGTTGCAGTAGATACAATGGGTACTTATACAAAACATAATGATGATAAATTATCTCAAATTGTAATGGATTCGTACTCTTTAACTCCAAGATGGATTACAGAAAAATTTGGTTTAGATAAACCAAGTGAAAAAACTTTCCTTTATGCTGATGTAGCTTCTAGAGGACAAGTTGGTCAAAGTGATTATCCTTGGGAAAAACTTGACGAAGTTGAGAAACTAAAAAATATTTAA
- the accD gene encoding acetyl-CoA carboxylase, carboxyltransferase subunit beta → MDLKNLFSKISFDNKEQQATKKDAPTHWIKCPECSSLMFFKEVENQNNICPKCNFHMRIGAKRRIEILADSDSFVEYDADLKPIDPLKFVDKKSYKKRVDEAEKKTGRTSAVISGECTINGTPVQIVVFDFAFMGGSLGSVEGEKIVRAVDRAMDKHQGLIIVSASGGARMQESTFALMQMAKTSAALKKMDQAKLPYISILTDPTMGGVSASFAFLGDIIMAEPGALIGFAGQRVIKQTIGADLPEGFQRAEFLLEKGSIDMVVNRSDMKKTLSDLLTMFYKDSQVS, encoded by the coding sequence ATGGATTTAAAAAACTTATTTAGTAAAATTTCATTTGATAATAAAGAACAACAAGCAACTAAAAAAGATGCACCAACACACTGGATTAAGTGTCCAGAGTGTTCATCTTTAATGTTCTTTAAAGAGGTTGAGAATCAAAACAATATATGCCCTAAGTGTAACTTTCACATGAGAATAGGAGCAAAAAGAAGAATAGAGATTTTAGCAGATAGTGACTCATTTGTTGAGTATGATGCTGATTTAAAACCTATAGATCCTTTAAAATTTGTTGATAAAAAATCTTATAAAAAAAGAGTTGATGAAGCTGAAAAGAAAACAGGTAGAACATCTGCTGTAATAAGTGGAGAGTGTACAATCAATGGAACACCTGTACAAATAGTTGTATTTGATTTTGCATTTATGGGGGGATCTTTAGGTTCTGTTGAAGGTGAAAAAATTGTAAGAGCTGTAGATAGAGCTATGGACAAACACCAAGGTTTAATTATTGTTTCTGCTTCAGGAGGAGCAAGAATGCAAGAGTCAACTTTTGCTTTAATGCAAATGGCAAAAACATCTGCTGCTTTAAAGAAAATGGACCAAGCAAAACTTCCTTATATCTCAATTTTAACTGACCCAACTATGGGTGGTGTTTCTGCTTCTTTTGCCTTTTTAGGCGATATTATTATGGCAGAACCAGGAGCTTTAATTGGATTTGCAGGGCAAAGAGTTATTAAACAAACAATTGGAGCAGATTTACCAGAAGGTTTCCAAAGAGCTGAATTCTTATTAGAAAAAGGTTCAATTGATATGGTTGTTAATAGAAGTGATATGAAGAAAACTCTGTCTGATCTTTTAACAATGTTCTACAAAGATAGCCAAGTTAGCTAA
- a CDS encoding 23S rRNA (pseudouridine(1915)-N(3))-methyltransferase RlmH, producing the protein MKINIYAIVKPNNDDFDKLNKEFIKMCSKYAKVEVHHIFDKNIAKAQNISQNEAQKSYTQAFEKYLTGHCIALDVLGKKVDSFKFSKMISNDSEVNFFIGGAYGFERDFLNKCQSVISLSDLTMAHKVVTVVLLEQIFRGLAIKNNHPYHK; encoded by the coding sequence ATGAAAATAAATATCTACGCAATAGTAAAACCTAACAATGATGATTTTGATAAACTAAATAAAGAGTTTATTAAAATGTGTTCAAAATATGCAAAAGTCGAAGTTCATCATATCTTTGATAAAAATATTGCAAAAGCTCAAAATATATCTCAAAATGAAGCTCAAAAGTCTTATACTCAAGCTTTTGAAAAATACTTGACTGGACACTGCATTGCCCTTGATGTTCTTGGGAAAAAAGTTGATAGCTTTAAGTTCTCAAAGATGATTTCAAATGATAGTGAAGTAAACTTTTTTATAGGTGGAGCATATGGTTTTGAAAGAGATTTTTTAAACAAATGTCAAAGTGTAATTAGTCTTAGTGATTTAACTATGGCTCATAAAGTTGTAACTGTAGTTTTACTTGAACAGATCTTCCGAGGCCTAGCTATAAAGAATAACCATCCATATCATAAATAA
- the dksA gene encoding RNA polymerase-binding protein DksA, which produces MANAKQIEELKNILVERRDLITQNIQGSRDSIDSLKNSECNDEYDYAEVSSDSFKEGIIANQQIKELKEIEDALKRIEKGTYGTCEMCDESIAIGRLRAKPFAKYCTPCREIHEKEQ; this is translated from the coding sequence ATGGCTAATGCAAAACAGATTGAAGAGTTGAAAAATATTCTTGTAGAAAGAAGAGATTTAATTACTCAAAATATTCAAGGTAGTAGAGATAGTATCGATTCTTTAAAAAACTCTGAGTGTAATGATGAATATGATTATGCAGAGGTTTCAAGTGATAGTTTCAAAGAAGGAATTATTGCTAACCAGCAAATAAAAGAGTTAAAAGAGATCGAAGATGCATTAAAGAGAATTGAAAAAGGTACTTACGGTACTTGTGAAATGTGCGATGAGTCAATTGCTATTGGAAGACTTAGAGCTAAACCTTTTGCTAAGTATTGTACTCCTTGTAGAGAGATTCACGAAAAAGAACAATAA
- a CDS encoding tRNA-dihydrouridine synthase — translation MTKKIDFSQPLIVLAPLAGYTDLPFRSVVKKFGADITISEMISSNALVYKSEKTRKMIEKSPQEDPYIVQIAGNKPELVRDAVEILNDIEGIDGIDLNCGCPAPKVFNHGSGSNLLGDLNKLEEILSTVKKYSKKQYTSAKVRLGVDTKIPVEIGKAVEACGVDFVSVHGRTRAGKYKAPVDYDAIKAMKEAVSIPVIANGDIKDYTKAQDVLKYTNADGVMIGRGAIGKPWIFYQLKHGIEDISSDKKREIILEHFDAVIDFHGIHGAVMFRKLLHSYSKGYQGAAEFRDIINRIDDKKVMRDMIENFF, via the coding sequence ATGACAAAAAAAATTGACTTTAGCCAGCCACTTATTGTGCTGGCACCACTTGCAGGATATACAGACTTACCCTTTAGATCTGTTGTTAAAAAATTTGGTGCTGATATAACTATTTCAGAAATGATTTCATCAAATGCCCTTGTTTATAAATCAGAAAAAACAAGAAAAATGATTGAAAAATCACCCCAAGAAGATCCTTATATTGTACAAATTGCAGGAAATAAACCAGAACTAGTAAGAGATGCTGTTGAAATTCTTAATGATATTGAAGGAATTGATGGTATTGATTTAAATTGTGGTTGCCCAGCTCCCAAAGTTTTTAATCATGGTTCAGGTTCTAACCTTTTAGGTGATTTAAATAAGTTGGAAGAAATTTTAAGTACAGTAAAAAAATACTCTAAAAAACAATATACAAGTGCAAAAGTAAGATTAGGGGTTGATACAAAAATTCCAGTTGAAATTGGAAAAGCAGTTGAAGCTTGTGGTGTTGATTTTGTATCAGTTCATGGTAGAACTAGAGCAGGTAAATACAAAGCTCCTGTTGATTATGATGCAATTAAAGCAATGAAAGAAGCAGTTTCTATTCCAGTTATTGCAAATGGAGATATCAAAGACTACACGAAAGCTCAAGATGTATTAAAGTATACTAATGCTGATGGTGTAATGATTGGACGTGGTGCAATAGGAAAACCTTGGATATTTTATCAATTAAAGCATGGAATAGAAGACATTAGTTCAGATAAAAAAAGAGAAATTATTTTAGAACATTTTGATGCAGTAATTGATTTTCATGGTATTCATGGAGCAGTAATGTTTAGAAAACTGTTACATTCATACTCTAAAGGCTATCAAGGTGCAGCAGAATTTAGAGATATAATTAATCGTATAGATGATAAAAAAGTTATGCGAGATATGATAGAAAACTTTTTTTAA
- a CDS encoding 50S ribosomal protein L11 methyltransferase has product MTDFYYELIVEPENEYEVFLDLVVSLTNEAIEECNGKIIARSEDDLEDIKEGIEKFSKAININCKMTLTKKENEDWIKQYQESVKSVEVGKFFIRPSWEEKRDDKIDIIIDPALSFGSGHHETTSSCLEAISSYAKENYDVVDVGTGSGILAIAASKLGCKVDICDTDEVCIKDTAANFILNNAKFNDSWVGSANSIKNKKYDMVIANIVADVLVFIHNDLKKCLKDDGILVISGILDKHKDKVLKKFEKLEQLELIHKNEWITVIFKNRS; this is encoded by the coding sequence TTGACAGATTTTTATTATGAGCTAATAGTTGAACCAGAAAATGAATATGAAGTATTTCTAGATTTAGTTGTATCTTTAACTAATGAAGCAATAGAAGAGTGTAATGGAAAAATTATTGCAAGAAGTGAAGATGATTTAGAAGATATAAAAGAAGGAATTGAAAAATTCTCAAAAGCTATTAATATAAATTGCAAAATGACATTAACAAAAAAAGAGAATGAAGACTGGATAAAGCAATATCAAGAATCTGTGAAATCAGTTGAAGTTGGTAAATTTTTTATTAGACCATCTTGGGAAGAAAAACGAGATGATAAAATAGATATTATTATTGATCCAGCTTTATCATTTGGCTCAGGACATCATGAAACTACGTCATCTTGCCTTGAAGCAATTAGTTCTTATGCAAAAGAAAATTATGATGTAGTTGATGTAGGAACAGGAAGTGGAATTTTAGCAATTGCTGCTTCAAAACTTGGATGCAAAGTAGATATTTGTGATACAGATGAAGTTTGCATAAAAGATACTGCGGCAAATTTTATATTAAATAATGCAAAGTTTAATGATTCATGGGTGGGGTCTGCAAATAGTATTAAAAATAAAAAATATGATATGGTAATAGCAAATATTGTTGCAGATGTATTAGTATTTATTCATAATGATTTAAAAAAATGCTTAAAAGATGATGGTATACTAGTTATATCAGGTATTTTAGATAAACATAAAGATAAGGTACTTAAAAAATTTGAAAAACTAGAACAGTTAGAGCTTATTCATAAAAATGAGTGGATAACAGTAATATTTAAAAACAGGAGTTAA
- the ftsH gene encoding ATP-dependent zinc metalloprotease FtsH, whose product MKNRPDKNGQDNNNNNNNFFNNNPLLVFVIFSIVTIFVFKAVFPEGNSQMGNVANQNIASYGQAKKKTVAYSELKNLISEGSIQYVGIGNTQIKAVSKPTNGQVTTYTARRVVPDETLISTLEKQGISYGGINEENLLADVLFGWVLPIFIFFAIWMFLARRMSKSMGGGSGGILGIGSSKKMINSEKPKVKFEDMAGNKEAKEEVQEVVDFLSDPERYVKLGAQIPKGVLLVGPPGTGKTLLAKAVAGEADVEFLSVSGSAFIEMFVGVGASRVRDLFEQAKKAAPAIIFIDEIDAIGKSRASGGPMGGNDEREQTLNQLLAEMDGFSTESAPVIVLAATNRPEVLDPALLRPGRFDRQVLVDKPDYEGRIEILKVHIKDVKLGENVDLKEVAKMTAGLAGADLANIINEAALLAGRAKKEVVEPSDFKEAVERQIAGLEKKSRRISPKERKIVAYHESGHALIAEITKGAKKVNKVSIVPRGLAALGYTLNTPEENKYLMQKHELIAEVDTLLGGRAAEEVFIGEISTGAGNDLERATDIIKSMASIYGMSDVAGLMVLEKRQNQFLGGQTQKDFSDEMAKNLDDFVKSLLNERYQAVLQELRDHKEAIEQMTKELLDIEVITGERVREIIKENGGEVFEDEDLHTEALNEDDSKENSEEKTENSEENKKEDNLTEESNSSDTENNTTKDDTK is encoded by the coding sequence ATGAAGAATCGACCAGATAAAAATGGCCAAGACAATAATAATAACAATAATAACTTTTTTAACAATAATCCATTATTAGTATTTGTTATTTTTTCAATAGTTACTATTTTTGTATTTAAAGCAGTTTTCCCTGAGGGAAATTCTCAAATGGGAAATGTTGCAAATCAAAATATAGCTTCTTATGGACAAGCTAAAAAGAAAACTGTTGCATATTCAGAACTTAAGAACTTAATTTCTGAAGGAAGTATTCAATACGTAGGAATTGGAAATACTCAAATTAAAGCAGTAAGTAAGCCAACTAATGGACAAGTTACTACTTATACAGCAAGAAGAGTAGTACCTGATGAAACATTAATTTCTACATTAGAAAAACAAGGTATTTCTTATGGTGGTATTAATGAAGAGAATTTATTAGCTGATGTATTATTTGGATGGGTTTTACCAATCTTTATATTCTTTGCAATTTGGATGTTCCTAGCAAGAAGAATGTCTAAATCTATGGGTGGAGGTTCAGGAGGAATCCTTGGAATTGGAAGCTCTAAAAAAATGATTAATTCAGAAAAGCCAAAAGTTAAATTTGAAGACATGGCTGGAAATAAGGAAGCAAAAGAAGAAGTACAAGAGGTTGTTGACTTCTTATCTGACCCAGAAAGATATGTGAAACTTGGAGCTCAAATTCCAAAGGGTGTTCTATTAGTAGGACCTCCAGGTACTGGTAAAACATTGTTAGCAAAAGCAGTTGCTGGTGAAGCAGATGTTGAATTTCTTTCTGTTTCAGGTTCTGCATTTATTGAAATGTTTGTTGGTGTTGGTGCATCTAGAGTTAGAGACCTTTTTGAACAAGCAAAAAAAGCAGCTCCTGCAATTATTTTTATTGATGAAATTGATGCAATTGGTAAAAGTAGAGCTAGTGGTGGTCCAATGGGTGGAAATGATGAGAGAGAACAAACACTTAATCAACTTCTAGCAGAAATGGATGGTTTCTCAACTGAGTCAGCACCTGTTATTGTATTAGCTGCTACAAATAGACCAGAAGTTCTTGACCCAGCACTTCTTAGACCAGGAAGGTTTGATAGACAAGTATTAGTTGATAAACCTGATTATGAAGGAAGAATTGAAATTCTTAAAGTTCATATTAAAGATGTAAAATTAGGTGAAAATGTTGACTTAAAAGAAGTTGCAAAGATGACAGCAGGTCTTGCAGGAGCAGACTTAGCAAACATTATCAATGAAGCAGCACTTTTAGCAGGGCGTGCAAAAAAAGAAGTAGTTGAACCAAGTGATTTTAAAGAAGCAGTTGAAAGACAAATTGCAGGTTTAGAGAAAAAATCAAGAAGAATTTCTCCAAAAGAGAGAAAGATTGTTGCATATCATGAATCTGGACATGCTTTAATTGCTGAGATTACAAAAGGTGCAAAAAAAGTAAATAAAGTATCTATTGTACCAAGAGGTTTAGCAGCTTTAGGATATACATTAAATACTCCAGAAGAGAATAAATACTTAATGCAAAAACATGAGTTAATTGCTGAAGTTGATACATTACTTGGAGGACGTGCAGCTGAAGAAGTATTTATTGGTGAGATTTCAACAGGGGCAGGAAATGACCTTGAAAGAGCGACTGATATTATTAAATCAATGGCTTCTATTTATGGTATGAGTGATGTTGCAGGTCTTATGGTTTTAGAAAAAAGACAAAATCAATTCTTAGGTGGTCAAACACAAAAAGATTTCTCAGATGAAATGGCTAAAAACTTAGATGATTTTGTTAAGTCATTACTAAATGAAAGATATCAAGCTGTTTTACAAGAGTTAAGAGATCATAAAGAAGCAATTGAGCAAATGACTAAAGAGCTTCTTGATATTGAAGTTATAACGGGTGAAAGAGTAAGAGAAATCATTAAAGAAAATGGTGGAGAGGTTTTTGAAGATGAAGACTTACACACAGAAGCTTTAAATGAAGATGATAGTAAAGAAAATTCAGAAGAAAAAACTGAAAATTCAGAAGAAAATAAAAAAGAAGATAATTTAACTGAAGAATCAAACTCTTCAGATACTGAAAATAATACTACTAAAGACGATACTAAATAA